The following proteins are co-located in the Mobula birostris isolate sMobBir1 chromosome 26, sMobBir1.hap1, whole genome shotgun sequence genome:
- the sac3d1 gene encoding SAC3 domain-containing protein 1 isoform X1 gives MPSPPNPKPCSDTMRPARCLGMCPERERSERQKQGRLHRLELVTGAAVKEWRRPAAGCEAVAPAELRPPAVLLQTVRHLMEKVVPRAELGPEPEPWPVVHDFVMDRLRSVRQDLSAQRLGGDAAAAILEQSLRFLLTGPLWLGRPPSYHPRPREPGSIDAQVRECFSRLLATYSEGEHKNQAEFEALALLYDLGSDKALHRALQLPARIQDSPEMKLAFSINHALAEGNYVRCLRVVRRLPFLESCAIYRHISMLRHRLLRAFSHGYSCRNCRYPLQTLVELLAVDSQDIAADLCQQHGQQVTGDWVCFQKSSYRDPDTNPGLKELELVTRKQGNRTRSSIIQGHRVTVTEL, from the exons ATGCCCTCACCGCCCAACCCGAAACCTTGCTCGGATACGATGAGGCCTGCCCGCTGCCTTGGGATGTGCCCGGAGCGGGAGCGGTCCGAGCGCCAGAAGCAGGGTCGGCTGCACCGGCTGGAGCTGGTGACGGGTGCGGCGGTGAAGGAGTGGAGGCGGCCGGCGGCGGGTTGCGAGGCGGTGGCCCCGGCGGAGCTGCGGCCGCCCGCCGTGCTGCTGCAGACGGTGAGGCACCTAATGGAGAAGGTGGTGCCGCGGGCCGAGCTCGGCCCCGAGCCCGAGCCCTGGCCCGTGGTCCACGACTTCGTGATGGACCGGCTTCGCAGCGTCCGCCAGGACCTGTCCGCCCAGCGGCTCGGGGGAGACGCGGCCGCCGCCATCCTCGAGCAGAGTCTCCGCTTCCTGCTCACCGGCCCGCTGTGGCTCGGCCGCCCGCCGTCCTACCACCCGCGGCCTAGGGAACCCGGCTCCATCGATGCCCAGGTGCGCGAGTGCTTCAGCCGCCTACTCGCCACGTACAGCGAGGGCGAGCATAAAAACCAGGCGGAGTTCGAGGCCCTAGCACTGCTGTACGACCTGG GATCGGATAAAGCTTTGCATCGTGCCTTGCAGTTGCCTGCCCGCATCCAAGACTCGCCTGAGATGAAGTTGGCGTTTTCCATTAACCACGCCTTGGCCGAGGGGAACTACGTGCGCTGCCTGCGCGTGGTGCGTCGCCTGCCCTTCCTGGAGAGCTGTGCCATCTATCGACACATCTCGATGCTCCGACACCGATTGCTTCGTGCATTTAGCCACGGTTATAGTTGCCGCAACTGTCGCTACCCTCTCCAGACTCTGGTGGAGCTGCTGGCCGTGGACTCTCAGGACATCGCCGCTGACCTCTGCCAACAACACGGTCAGCAGGTGACGGGTGACTGGGTCTGTTTCCAGAAGAGCAGCTACAGGGACCCTGACACTAATCCTGGActcaaggagctggagctggtaACCAGAAAGCAAGGAAACAGGACAAGGTCAAGCATTATCCAAGGCCACAGAGTGACGGTGACTGAGCTCTGA
- the sac3d1 gene encoding SAC3 domain-containing protein 1 isoform X2 yields MPSPPNPKPCSDTMRPARCLGMCPERERSERQKQGRLHRLELVTGAAVKEWRRPAAGCEAVAPAELRPPAVLLQTVRHLMEKVVPRAELGPEPEPWPVVHDFVMDRLRSVRQDLSAQRLGGDAAAAILEQSLRFLLTGPLWLGRPPSYHPRPREPGSIDAQLPARIQDSPEMKLAFSINHALAEGNYVRCLRVVRRLPFLESCAIYRHISMLRHRLLRAFSHGYSCRNCRYPLQTLVELLAVDSQDIAADLCQQHGQQVTGDWVCFQKSSYRDPDTNPGLKELELVTRKQGNRTRSSIIQGHRVTVTEL; encoded by the exons ATGCCCTCACCGCCCAACCCGAAACCTTGCTCGGATACGATGAGGCCTGCCCGCTGCCTTGGGATGTGCCCGGAGCGGGAGCGGTCCGAGCGCCAGAAGCAGGGTCGGCTGCACCGGCTGGAGCTGGTGACGGGTGCGGCGGTGAAGGAGTGGAGGCGGCCGGCGGCGGGTTGCGAGGCGGTGGCCCCGGCGGAGCTGCGGCCGCCCGCCGTGCTGCTGCAGACGGTGAGGCACCTAATGGAGAAGGTGGTGCCGCGGGCCGAGCTCGGCCCCGAGCCCGAGCCCTGGCCCGTGGTCCACGACTTCGTGATGGACCGGCTTCGCAGCGTCCGCCAGGACCTGTCCGCCCAGCGGCTCGGGGGAGACGCGGCCGCCGCCATCCTCGAGCAGAGTCTCCGCTTCCTGCTCACCGGCCCGCTGTGGCTCGGCCGCCCGCCGTCCTACCACCCGCGGCCTAGGGAACCCGGCTCCATCGATGCCCAG TTGCCTGCCCGCATCCAAGACTCGCCTGAGATGAAGTTGGCGTTTTCCATTAACCACGCCTTGGCCGAGGGGAACTACGTGCGCTGCCTGCGCGTGGTGCGTCGCCTGCCCTTCCTGGAGAGCTGTGCCATCTATCGACACATCTCGATGCTCCGACACCGATTGCTTCGTGCATTTAGCCACGGTTATAGTTGCCGCAACTGTCGCTACCCTCTCCAGACTCTGGTGGAGCTGCTGGCCGTGGACTCTCAGGACATCGCCGCTGACCTCTGCCAACAACACGGTCAGCAGGTGACGGGTGACTGGGTCTGTTTCCAGAAGAGCAGCTACAGGGACCCTGACACTAATCCTGGActcaaggagctggagctggtaACCAGAAAGCAAGGAAACAGGACAAGGTCAAGCATTATCCAAGGCCACAGAGTGACGGTGACTGAGCTCTGA